CTTGCCGTGGAACTCCAGGCTGAGTCCGGAGCCGTCGTGCGACAGCGACCACAGCAGTTCGGCCCTGCGCCGGACCTGGGTGTCCGGGCCCATGGTGCGCAGCCCCTCCAGGTCCAGCAGATGGCCGTCGAGTACCGGCTGCCGTCCGACCAGCGCCCGGCTCGCCGCGCGCTCGACGAGGTCCGCGGGCTGGACCGCCGTCGCGACCGAGGTGAGCAGTCCGGCCAGAGCCGCGGCGGCCTCCTCGCGGAGTCCGGGATCGAGGGCGAAGCCGGGCGGCAGTGATCGCCGGTAGCGCGGATCGCTCTCGATCGCCTGGTCCAGCGCGTCCTTGAGCACCGTCGACCAGAGCACCGGCAGCACGCCGAGCGTGATGTGCAGGGACGCCTCCTCGTTGGAGGTCGCGTCGTGCACGGTGCCCCGCGGCATGTACATCAGGTCGCCGGCTTTCAGATCGAACTCCCGCACCGGGGCCCCGGGCCCGTCCGCGGGCCGCCGGTAGTGCCGGTTCTGCAAGGGCAGCACGTCCGGCGATTCGTACAGCCGCCAGCGCTTCGAGCCCCACACCTGGAGCACGAAGACGTCATGGGTGTCGTAGTGACTCGTCAGTCCCTGCGCACCCGCCGGTGTCAGATAGGCGTTGGCCTGGAAGCCGGCACTGAACTCGCCCGACAGCTTCCGGCACAGCCGCCCCAGCGGCTCCCACCGCTCGTGCAGGAACTTGAAGACAACAGTCGACCCCTTGCGATAGAGGTCGTAGAGAACTTCGAGACCGTTGCTCGGTCCGCCGGGTCCGGAGGCCGCCATTTCCACCAGCGGAATCTCTTGCCCGTTGACCACGACCTTGAGTTCCGAGGAACGCACACTGG
The Streptomyces sp. NBC_00234 DNA segment above includes these coding regions:
- a CDS encoding cupin domain-containing protein: MTFRDVDHILSTSSVRSSELKVVVNGQEIPLVEMAASGPGGPSNGLEVLYDLYRKGSTVVFKFLHERWEPLGRLCRKLSGEFSAGFQANAYLTPAGAQGLTSHYDTHDVFVLQVWGSKRWRLYESPDVLPLQNRHYRRPADGPGAPVREFDLKAGDLMYMPRGTVHDATSNEEASLHITLGVLPVLWSTVLKDALDQAIESDPRYRRSLPPGFALDPGLREEAAAALAGLLTSVATAVQPADLVERAASRALVGRQPVLDGHLLDLEGLRTMGPDTQVRRRAELLWSLSHDGSGLSLEFHGKVVRLPARIEPELRYLLAAETAFTARQVTGALDVEGRLVLVRRLVQEGLLTLV